In Halodesulfovibrio aestuarii DSM 17919 = ATCC 29578, the genomic stretch CCACATTGCAACGAGCCATTGCTTCAAGAACTTGCGGGGAAACACCGGCGATATTATCGCTGGTAAACGCAGTATTATATGTAGACATGTAGGATTCTCCTCATGGTTCTCTAATAAATAAGATAATAACCTGAGTATGCAAAATAGTGTCACTTCTGCATTGTAAAATATTGCAACAAAGAGACACTCTCCAGACACATCATCATAAAATACAAACAATTACTGTTTTCTTATTTCTTACTATAATCCAAAAAGAAGAAGAGCGTATGAACACATGTTCACACGCTCTTCTCACCAAAACCATCTGATGCTACAAGTCCCGAATAATCTTGTAGCGACAGAACTTAAGCCGCAGCTATGGAGCTCCCACGAGCTTCATTACCTAAAACTTAAGTGTGCCCTTAAAGGACTTAGCAAGGGATTCGCAGGTATCCGATACCAACACAGTTGCGCCGGAAGCGATAATAAACTGCTCGTCACCTGTAACTTCACCCAGACAGCCATAAGTCTGTCCAGCAAAGATCTTTTCAAAAGCTTCTACTTTGTCTTCCGGTACGGATACTACCAGACGGGAAGCTGACTCAGAGTAGAGAACTTCTGTTGCATTCATTTCTTCAGTTACCGGCACAGCATCAAGGTTGATGAGTGCACCGGTGCGGCCTGCAAGTGCCATCTCAGCAAGAGCCACTCCAAGACCACCGTCTGAACAATCATGACACGCGTTGATAACGCCTTCGCCGATTGCTGTATGTACAGCACGGTAGCGTGCCAGTGCAGATTCAGCATCTACCTTCGGACAGGCAGCAGCGCTGATGCCGAGTTCTTCAGCAACTTCTGAACCGGCTAATTCGCGTGCAGTTGCACCGAGAACGTAGATTTTGTCGCCGTCATGTTTAAAGTCAGATGTGGTTGTCTTGTTCACGTCTTTCACCACGCCCATGACAGAGAAGAGAACTGTAGGCGGAATAGAAATCTTTACACCGCCACCAGTGTAGTCATTCTTCATGGAGTCTTTACCGGAGATACAAGGCACGCCGTATGCGGTACAGAAATCTGCAAGTGCTTTGTTAGCACGAACAAGCTGAGCAAGTTTGTAGTGTCCATCCGGAGTCTTCTCAGACTGCACAGGATCGCACCAGCAGAAGTTATCAATACCAGCCATAAAATCTACGTCACCGCCGACTGCAACTGCGTTACGCACTGCTTCGTCAACAACGTTGGCCATCATCCAGTAGCTGTCATAGTCGCTCAAGGTAGGGTTAATACCGTGAGAGAGAACAATACCGCTTTCGGAGTCGAGTATAGGACGAACAACCCCCGCATCGGAAGGACCGTCACACTTAACACCGACCATCGGCTTAATTACGCTGCCGCCTTTAACCTCATGGTCGTACTGGCGAACAACATATTCTTTGGAACAAATATTCAAACGAGCCAGCATGGACTTAAGCAAGTTGCCCTGCTCTGCGTCTGCTACGCTCACTTCATCATCTTTGTGTTCAGGACGCTTCCACACAGCTTTAAGCTGCATCTGTGGAACACCGTCGTGCAGGAAGTCCATGCCGAGGAATGCAACCGGCTTATCACCGTAGGTCACATGGAAGTAACCGCTGTCGGTAAATTCACCCATCGCGGTGGCTTCAACATCCATACGTTTAGCAAGAGCCATGAACTCGTCCAGCTTGTCAGAAGGTACGGCAAGCGTCATACGTTCCTGCGCTTCAGAGAGAAGAATCTCCCACGGACGCAGCCCGTCATACTTCAACGGTGCTTTGGATAGATCTAAACGGCAACCGTTGGTATCTTCTGCCATTTCACCAACAGAAGAAGAAAGACCGCCAGCACCGTTATCAGTAATAGCGTTGTATAGACCCATGTTACGGGCGCGCATAATAAAATCATACGCTTTACGCTGAGTGATAGGGTCACCAATCTGTACCGCTGTAGCCGGAGATTCTTCGTGCAGTTCTTCAGAAGAGAAGGTTGCGCCGTGAATACCGTCTTTACCGATACGACCGCCGACCATAACAATGGTATCGCCGACTTTCGCAGCCTTTTCATAGCCAGGACGACCAGCAACAATTTTAGGAATCATACCTACGGTACCGCAGTGTACAAGCGGCTTACCAAGGTAGCGTTCTTCAAAAACAATTGAGCCGTTTACAGTAGGAACACCGGATTTGTTACCACCGTGTTCAACACCTTCACGTACGCCTTCAAGCACACGACGAGGATGGAGAAGACGCGGAGGCAGTTCACCTTCATGGAAAGGAGACGCGAAACAGAACACGTTAGTGTTACAAACGAGGTCTGCGCCGATGCCGGTTCCCATAGGGTCACGGTTTACGCCCACAATACCGGTTAATGCTCCGCCGTATGGATCAAGTGCGGAAGGTGAGTTATGAGTTTCAACCTTAATACACACGTCATGAGTTTCGTTGAAGTCAATAACACCTGCATTATCTTTAAAAACAGAACGGCAAAAATCTGCTTCGCCTTTGTTTTTACGGATAGCCTTGGTAGACCCCATTACGTATGTTTTGTAGAGACTATCAATAGTCTCATGCTCACCGGTTTCTGTATCGGTGTAGTCAATTTTAGAAGCGAAAATTTTGTGTTTGCAATGCTCAGACCATGTTTGTGCAAGAACTTCTACTTCTGCATCGCTTGGTTCTGCGCTTAATCCTGCTTTTACACGCTCAGACACTACGTCAGGAGCGGTGTAATAATCGCGGATGGTATGCAATTCTTCCAGAGACAGAGCAAGGGTGTTT encodes the following:
- a CDS encoding AIR synthase-related protein; this encodes MLRRIEAGLRKGVVDTQGIKTANKIREALGFDVKDVRQVKVFTVDGLTEEQLGTVVSEAALHDPVLQDAALSPVSSQADWVLEVGFRPGVTDNEGRTARETIAIVLELADREAVSVYVADQYHIYGDFTEDQIASIGRDVLANELIQRFEYKSKAEWQKEPGFAAVAARVSGQANDEVVTLPFSTMSDDELMAFSRENTLALSLEELHTIRDYYTAPDVVSERVKAGLSAEPSDAEVEVLAQTWSEHCKHKIFASKIDYTDTETGEHETIDSLYKTYVMGSTKAIRKNKGEADFCRSVFKDNAGVIDFNETHDVCIKVETHNSPSALDPYGGALTGIVGVNRDPMGTGIGADLVCNTNVFCFASPFHEGELPPRLLHPRRVLEGVREGVEHGGNKSGVPTVNGSIVFEERYLGKPLVHCGTVGMIPKIVAGRPGYEKAAKVGDTIVMVGGRIGKDGIHGATFSSEELHEESPATAVQIGDPITQRKAYDFIMRARNMGLYNAITDNGAGGLSSSVGEMAEDTNGCRLDLSKAPLKYDGLRPWEILLSEAQERMTLAVPSDKLDEFMALAKRMDVEATAMGEFTDSGYFHVTYGDKPVAFLGMDFLHDGVPQMQLKAVWKRPEHKDDEVSVADAEQGNLLKSMLARLNICSKEYVVRQYDHEVKGGSVIKPMVGVKCDGPSDAGVVRPILDSESGIVLSHGINPTLSDYDSYWMMANVVDEAVRNAVAVGGDVDFMAGIDNFCWCDPVQSEKTPDGHYKLAQLVRANKALADFCTAYGVPCISGKDSMKNDYTGGGVKISIPPTVLFSVMGVVKDVNKTTTSDFKHDGDKIYVLGATARELAGSEVAEELGISAAACPKVDAESALARYRAVHTAIGEGVINACHDCSDGGLGVALAEMALAGRTGALINLDAVPVTEEMNATEVLYSESASRLVVSVPEDKVEAFEKIFAGQTYGCLGEVTGDEQFIIASGATVLVSDTCESLAKSFKGTLKF